In Plasmodium gaboni strain SY75 chromosome 11, whole genome shotgun sequence, the following proteins share a genomic window:
- a CDS encoding hypothetical protein (conserved Plasmodium protein, unknown function), with translation MSILSFLFYFSYVIFYKPYLCRNIEEKHDEHLIREFSYSKDDLINRCLQVNRGLIYYEDLLKNYKYDRNCLKYKYIGNYVLEKYEMNEFNCYEKIQKALCKLNYINKENIFYVKNNTEEKKEHKGYDLLENNLNSKFSKCHNIKTFFVHLINRCINYHEKDSLVHCASFDYEKHIILDGDIFCKSSFEQVQVEQNINKNSIYGDNYKKNIRKTISFQNDDFNYCINMVNIFNNCSVVQNKLFNKTVDICLLEKNTQYCNIQLEKVKDQNYIYTCSDIILPYLLSSHMDENNKKTYQFDDIDKYNNNKKKDEENQSITNKERCYNIYNYLQILKDNKKKLLQERKVLEQNLKNINIINKLYKIIYNILEILKNETHKNDIDIKEFFEIMQNIKSNKFIKNEYIILILNKINEQIFQAYQIMVHFHYPILNKNTINENISLVNHIKENVNHFIMLYKDIASNSRIINQYIKKNNQNDITYNHNININKNINHIDNINHTDNKKNLNILHNINKIKNDSYPNSANNILEDKNMNEINIDQLQKFKQIYHNINKLIQKYTKQTNHSVSHIPVLSSQDVKRDIDDHNSVIDLYTDQISLLIKNNILS, from the coding sequence ATGTCAATTTTATCTTTCTTATTTTACTTTTCATATGTCATTTTCTATAAACCTTACCTATGTAGAAATATTGAAGAGAAACATGATGAGCATTTAATAAGAGAGTTCAGTTATTCAAAGGatgatttaataaataGATGCTTACAAGTAAATAGGGGTTTAATATACTATGAAGacttattaaaaaattataaatatgatagaaattgtttaaaatataaatatataggTAATTATGTCTTGGAGAAATATGAAATGAATGAATTTAATTGCTACgaaaaaattcaaaaagctttatgtaaattaaattatataaataaagaaaatatattttatgtgAAAAACAATACtgaagaaaaaaaggaaCATAAAGGATATGATttattagaaaataatttgaatagtaaattttctaaatgtcataatattaaaactttttttgtacatttaataaatagATGTATTAATTATCATGAGAAAGATTCTTTAGTTCATTGTGCTTCCTTTGATTATgaaaaacatattattttagatggagatatattttgtaaGAGCTCATTTGAACAAGTTCAAGtagaacaaaatattaataaaaattccATTTATGGAGacaattataaaaaaaatataagaaaaacAATTTCATTTCAAAATGATGATTTTAATTATTGTATAAATATggttaatatatttaataacTGTTCAGTTGttcaaaataaattatttaataaaactgtagatatatgtttattagaaaaaaatacacaATATTGTAATATTCAATTGGAAAAGGTAAAGGatcaaaattatatatatacttgTTCAGATATTATATTGCCGTATTTATTAAGTTCTCATATGGATgaaaataacaaaaaaacaTATCAATTTGATGATATTGACAAATATaacaacaacaaaaaaaaggatGAAGAAAATCAGAGTATCACTAACAAAGAACgatgttataatatatataattatttacaaatacttaaagataataaaaaaaaattattacaaGAAAGAAAGGTTTTAGAACAAAATTTgaaaaacataaatattattaataaattgtataaaattatatataatatattagaaatattaaaaaatgaaactcacaaaaatgatatagatataaaagaattttttgaaattatgcaaaatattaaatcaaataaatttattaaaaatgaatatataatattaatactaaataaaataaatgaacaAATATTTCAAGCATATCAAATAATGGTTCATTTCCATTATCCTATATTGAACAAGAATAcaataaatgaaaatatttcattggttaatcatataaaagaaaatgtaAATCATTTTATAATGTTATACAAAGATATAGCTTCCAATTCAAGAATTATAAATCaatatattaagaaaaaCAACCAAAATGATATCAcatataatcataatataaatattaataaaaacattaaTCATATTGacaatataaatcatacagacaataagaaaaatttaaatattttacacaatatcaacaaaataaaaaatgattcTTATCCAAATAGTGCTAATAATATTCTTGAGGAcaaaaatatgaatgaaaTTAACATAGACCAACTACAAAAGtttaaacaaatatatcataatataaataaattaattcaaaaatatacaaaacAAACTAACCATTCTGTTTCACACATCCCTGTGCTTTCATCACAAGATGTCAAAAGGGATATTGATGATCACAATTCTGTAATTGATCTTTATACAGATCaaatatcattattaataaagaataacattttatcataa
- a CDS encoding hypothetical protein (conserved Plasmodium protein, unknown function): protein MKLNKVSVLLKIIIIKNTLYIFDNVCTSINVNDLGYKVTDTINSFKYKKNYDNPVVLDKITGTSLDNKDKFSFQELRRNRSSDDDDDNDDEGDNDDDDDDSNNNNNNYSDNNSMNRFFNMASIQPAAFNNISQNGNQNFAARMKQNFSKYNPFKKLRSNGKGNVNNTNENFNEDNNDNADDNDTKKKHRHKKHKSQGTLSNDGNNNMNNNNMNNNNMNNNNMNNNNMNNNNMNNNNMINNSMNNNNNMNNSNNNNNMNNNMNNNNFNNNNNNINNNVNNNLNNNMNASNILLGASALTGAAVSGQNQNVINNNQNVVNNNPNNVTIQNSNMLNNSSSIYSNLFEINNKFNTSEMICSSINCTSINSQTNDKIPLTDCSNVLYCGNCAISSSPKDQCASIKTLNVDNNYIASGYVDSLQLLNKNNLINIPFTWDKTTLDFSKCLPDFNKFKLATKDLPNKDKNEVSKRLFRLANLYLYATKFVEDNNNNPLKISINFNNINMDSLKPTEQLANECNSLLPCPLNIAEIKTYNIHATQSLAFYQRLFIPEIYNALNTSNIMINITSDPGYNVANYFFYVKIDCAKTNDIIENEIYPTATLPQTNQQTNQQTNQQTNQQSTQQSTQQNISPTPIDNNPQQNEIKNGTPSKNDTSAQLLKSNSSSNDFRRRGYSYKNSSHSIIFIFSIITYILFL, encoded by the exons atgaaattaaacAAAGTTTCTGTgcttttaaaaataataattattaaaaatacgttatatatatttgataatGTATGTACATCTATAAATGTGAATGATTTAGGATATAAAGTAACTGATACaattaattcttttaaatataaaaaaaactatGATAATCCTGTAGTTTTAGATAAAATTACAGGTACGTCTTTAGACAACAAGGataaattttcttttcaaGAATTGCGAAGGAATAGATCAAGTGACGAcgatgatgataatgatgatgagGGAGATAATGATGACGACGACGATGATAgcaataataataataataattacaGCGATAATAATAGTATGAATCGATTTTTTAATATGGCATCTATACAACCTGCAgcttttaataatatttcacAAAATGGAAATCAAAATTTTGCTGCAAGGATGAAACAAAATTTTTCTAAGTATAACccttttaaaaaattacGATCAAATGGTAAAGGGAACgtaaataatacaaatgaaaattttaatgAAGACAATAATGACAATGCAGATGATAATgacacaaaaaaaaaacacagACATAAGAAACATAAATCTCAAGGTACACTTTCAAATGATGGAAAcaataatatgaataataataatatgaataataataatatgaataataataatatgaataataataatatgaataataataatatgaataataataatatgataaataatagtatgaataataataataatatgaataatagtaataataataataatatgaataacaatatgaataataacaactttaacaataacaataataacattaacaataatgtaaataataatctAAACAATAATATGAATGCTAGTAATATTCTCCTTGGTGCTTCTGCATTAACAGGTGCCGCTGTCAGCGGACAAAATCAAAATGTTATTAACAATAATCAAAATGttgttaataataatccAAATAATGTAACTATTCAAAATTCTAATATGCTAAACAATAGTTCTTCAATTTATTCCAATTTATTtgaaattaataataaatttaatacAAGTGAAATGATTTGTAGTTCTATTAACTGTACTTCTATAAATAGCCAAACTAATGATAAGATACCCCTAACTG ATTGCTcaaatgtattatattgtGGCAACTGTGCAATTTCAAGTAGTCCAAAAGATCAATGTGCAAGtataaaaacattaaatgttgataataattatatagCATCAGGATATGTCGATTCCTTACAg CTCCTCAATAAAAACAATTTAATAAACATACCTTTTACGTGGGACAAAACAACATTGGACTTTTCAAAATGTTTACCtgattttaataaatttaaattgGCTACCAAAGATTTACCAAACaaag ACAAAAATGAGGTATCAAAACGTTTGTTTAGGTTAGcaaatttatatttatacgCAACAAAATTTGTGGAAGACAATAACAATAATCCGTTAAAAATATCGATAAATTTTAACAATATCAATATGGATTCATTAAAACCAACTGAACAGTTAGCTAATGAATGTAATTCTTTATTGCCATGTCCTTTAAATATTGCAGAAATTAAAACCTACAATATACACGCAACCCAGAGTTTGGCATTTTATCA gCGACTATTTATTCctgaaatatataatgcTCTAAATACCTcaaatattatgattaaCATAACTAGCGACCCTGGTTATAATGTGGCAAACtactttttttatgtaaaaatTGATTGTGCCAAAACGAACGACATTatagaaaatgaaatatatcCCACAGCTACATTACCACAAACAAATCAACAAACAAATCAACAAACAAATCAACAAACAAATCAGCAATCAACTCAGCAATCAACTCAACAAAACATTTCACCAACACCTATTGATAATAATCCTCaacaaaatgaaattaaaaatggTACACCATCTAAAAATGATACGTCTGCACAATTGTTGAAAAGTAACAGCTCTAGTAACGATTTTAGGAGAAGAGGATATagttataaaaatagtTCACATtctattattttcatattttctataattacatatatattatttttataa
- a CDS encoding nuclease (tudor staphylococcal nuclease), which produces MERLNGIVKQVISADTYVLIGAKKGGVPQERQINLACLQCPRLFMKSQNTEKAEDPLAWESREFIRKLIIGKNVSFCLEYTYNNRQFCSVFYEEQNLAILLLEKGYATLVSNKNVKSNVYADLEPYYVQAKERQVGIFGNNIKSYVRNIVYCYNDKNENKKVYDLFVNKRLKCVVEHIRDGANFRVYAEEEAINDKREVLDTSNNNNNNNNINNNNNNNSSGDKNKKNKKNQNNSNNNNDNKTELNGMIEEDTGNSKKKNKNKNKKKTNQDQNTESNLNTNEKYLTMYYFSFSLCGIIVDMFKKEMVDNEETVKEELYAMETKRFVESRLLNRDIEIEIKHIDNNFNLYANIYYKLGNICTLLLKSGYAYINEYTIKFVPNPIDYKKALDEAIQLRKKKWINYTEKEIDYEKEYFSTVIEVLYGDVIIIDYKNEERRLYLASVKCEKHNNTDIKLNTLCLMAKDCLKSQIAGEQIKIITEYVKTPQSNSDGYIPQCSDDKGRMHFVSIYKIQKKKKNNQNKNHVNDDVYDGFTSKWNEKKNTKGNSKTSLTHNNNNNNNSGSTSKLNNNSKKKNMKKNSKKINTVEDDNEAGLYNNYSDDEEEEYINLNEELVAKGLAKVLNHRQDDDKASNYFRLQELEKEAEEKKLGRFNPHLEIIKINNISGNENALRARSFENTLNKYNNLNAYVDFIYGANKYKLYIPSQNLLINFILLGITVEKINLKDLNNMELKIKNKNNMNGLENNEKNNILNGDADLIKNTNKKEKLEYKEIAVQAYKYTRKMLMQRMVQISIITCDKGGNFIGLLKYQNKDFSMHLLSLGYGVLNEIGLNNTSERNNFVKAAEEAKSQKKNIWSLEKSEYTDNLLKTESDLTAYDNIYYCSHVEDINNISLQLKNRKEELLTLQRELNKKANLESSNLNEINKNTLVLAKYSDNCYYRAIVLQVNKNKKKVLVKYIDFGNEYELDFVDIKKLNEQFNLKNYAPFSFKVSLAGLKIPSENKADLIVYIKKFLLDKFLYVKFEKKEANLFHVVFYDYEQFNTNKNIKSVNEEIVYNGVCYVDNSSDTKIFEKLKKEEVLAKKNKHVIWSYGDIDYDDEN; this is translated from the exons atggaAAGATTAAACGGTATTGTGAAACAAGTAATATCCGCAGATACCTATGTTTTAATAGGTGCCAAAAAAg gCGGAGTACCACAGGAAAGGCAAATAAATTTGGCTTGCTTACAATGCCCAAGATTATTTATGAAGAGCCAAAATACTGAAAAGGCTGAAGATCCATTAGCTTGGGAAAGTAGGGAatttataagaaaattGATTATAGGAAAAAATGTTAGTTTTTGTCTTGAATATACTTATAATAATCGACAGTTTTGTAGTGTATTTTATGAAGAACAGAATCTAGCTATTTTATTATTGGAAAAAGGTTATGCTACTTTAgtatcaaataaaaatgtcAAGAGCAATGTGTATGCTGATTTAGAACCTTATTATGTACAGGCGAAAGAAAGACAAGTTGGTATTTTtggtaataatattaaatcCTATGTTAGAAACATTGTATACTGTTATAATGATaagaatgaaaataaaaaggtCTATGATTTATTTGTTAATAAAAGATTAAAGTGTGTTGTTGAGCATATAAGAGATGGAGCCAACTTTCGTGTATATGCAGAAGAGGAGGCCATAAACGATAAGAGAGAAGTTCTAGATACTAGtaacaacaacaacaataataataatattaataataataataataataatagtagtggtgataagaataaaaaaaataaaaaaaaccaaaataacagtaataataataatgataataaaacaGAATTAAATGGTATGATTGAAGAAGATACAGGAAattctaaaaaaaaaaataagaataaaaataagaaaaaaacaaacCAAGATCAAAACACGGAATCTAATTTAAatacaaatgaaaaatatttaaccatgtattatttttctttttcattgTGTGGTATTATTGTAGAtatgtttaaaaaagaaatggTAGATAATGAAGAAACGGTGAAGGAAGAATTATATGCAATGGAAACAAAAAGGTTTGTAGAATCACGTTTATTAAATAGAGATATAGAGATAgaaataaaacatattgataataattttaatttatatgcaaatatttattataagttaggaaatatatgtactttattattaaaaagtGGATATGCATATATTAATGAGTATACTATAAAATTCGTACCAAATCCTATAGATTATAAAAAAGCTTTAGATGAAGCTATACAATTaaggaagaaaaaatgGATTAATTACACTGAAAAAGAAATTGATTatgaaaaagaatatttCTCAACGGTTATAGAGGTTTTATATGGAgatgttattattatagattataaaaatgaagaaagGAGATTATACTTAGCATCAGTAAAATGTGAGaaacataataatacagatattaaattaaatacaTTGTGCTTAATGGCCAAAGATTGTTTAAAGTCACAAATAGCAGGAGaacaaattaaaattataactGAATATGTTAAAACACCACAAAGTAATAGTGATGGTTATATTCCACAATGCTCAGATGATAAAGGAAGAATGCATTTTGTTagtatttataaaatacaaaagaaaaaaaaaaataaccAAAATAAGAATCATGTAAATGATGACGTATATGATGGGTTCACAAGTAAATggaatgaaaaaaaaaacacaaaAGGAAATAGTAAAACTTCATTAacacataataataataataataataatagtgGTAGCACATCCAAATTAAACAACAACtcaaagaaaaaaaatatgaagaaaaattCTAAAAAGATTAATACAGTAGAAGATGATAATGAAGCGGGactatataataattattcagatgatgaagaagaagaatatattaatttaaacGAAGAATTAGTTGCAAAGGGACTAGCGAAAGTATTAAATCACAGACAAGACGATGATAAGGCTAGTAATTATTTCAGATTACAAGAATTAGAAAAAGAAGCAgaagaaaagaaattaGGCAGATTTAATCCTCATTTAGaaattatcaaaattaataatattagtGGAAATGAAAATGCTTTAAGAGCTAGATCATTTGAAAATactttaaataaatataataacttAAATGCTTATGTTGATTTTATTTATGGTGctaacaaatataaattatatatccCATCACAAAAtctattaataaattttatattactaGGAATCACTGTagagaaaataaatttaaaagatttaAACAATATggaattaaaaataaagaataaaaataatatgaatggattggaaaataatgaaaagaataatatattgaatgGTGATGCTgatttgataaaaaatactaataaaaaagagaaattagaatataaagaaatagCAGTTCAAgcatataaatatacaagAAAGATGTTAATGCAAAGGATGGTGCAAATATCTATTATTACATGTGATAAAGGTGGGAATTTTATTGgtttattaaaatatcaGAATAAAGATTTCTCCATGCATTTACTATCATTAGGTTATGGTGTATTAAATGAAATCGgtttaaataatacaagtgaaagaaataattttgtaaaaGCAGCTGAAGAAGCTAAAAGtcaaaagaaaaatatatggtCTTTAGAAAAATCAGAGTATACagataatttattaaaaacaGAGAGTGATTTAACAGcatatgataatatatattattgttcACATGTAGAAGacattaataatatttctcttcaattaaaaaatagaaaagAAGAATTATTAACATTACAAAgagaattaaataaaaaagcAAATTTAGAATCATcaaatttaaatgaaataaataaaaatacattaGTACTAGCCAAATATAGTGATAATTGTTATTATAGAGCAATAGTATTACaagtaaataaaaataaaaaaaaagtacttgtaaaatatattgatttTGGTAATGAATATGAATTAGATTTTGTTGATATCAAAAAATTGAATGAAcaatttaatttaaaaaattatgcACCATTCTCATTCAAAGTTTCTTTAGCAGGTTTAAAAATACCTAGTGAAAATAAAGCAGAtttaattgtatatataaaaaaatttttacTTGATAAATTCTTATATGTcaaatttgaaaaaaaagaagcTAATTTATTTCATGTCGTATTCTATGATTATGAACAGtttaatacaaataaaaatatcaaaaGTGTAAATGAAGAAATTGTATATAACGGTGTATGTTATGTTGATAATAGTAGTGACACAAAGatatttgaaaaattaaagaaagAAGAAGTATtagcaaaaaaaaataaacatgTTATATGGTCTTATGGAGATATAGACTACGACGATGAAAATTGA
- a CDS encoding putative signal recognition particle subunit SRP72, with protein MEEERGETFNDLTEDDIKSYMEHKEYDNVIKLTKNIYENDMINNDVFLKARYSCLIEKNEYEKIIYEIMHCLIKLDKKKNRKNGNSNFKKIFQENYKQIQNKNVLFELFYSMYKLRKFKKLYGCLKYFIENEKKYQDFIDMLYAQVNIILHKYNNSIHYFEVLLNNKSRQTTAHVNLNSSYFSQFMKFMYAYNFLRRSKKEKANKNNNNDKLDSIDDYQNDDENSIESFYIDGERFDTNDIEELKNQIIKSTKNFNYEQNQNFEEIFNYTTFFIMEKNYSEAMKFIDVLEDMCLNIESDNDINYNEDDSVNEDTQDINNNNNINSNNNNNINNNNNNINNNNNNDNFDLNISFCRKEIFVQLQKAYIYSKLKKMNESIRIYERILNQYDNVKNNKIVTLIAYNNYIALMHNDNQHKLDIKQNKNAQEEYALTFHISAEKLSQIKNFLFTNNAMDIQVQTNNSNNNNNSNNNNNCSSNNNCSSNNNYYMNITTQSNSIFNNMNQFIFSTICFNECISYLESEQKDEFKMKLKYFSTRFSNSVLLDKLIILQLKNKNYMKCKSYIYNRINLMNSFENQIKFINAYIYLCYEKKNFKEIVKIYLMYEHLFQTNIKHYSSFFTNLFYIYICCTDYNKEQEQSHPNVLGGEKTNKQKEQICDNNNNNISNSTNNLYLVLDLFYKYKENIQENTQLINYDTLYLVCKYLLYHDKEQLVQELFDYLCEHENNNLQFIACYTYLYTYMNVSNAYTYENKLKKLVLTETYLIDVEELENTELPFDKLNINNNASNINDIHVEKKKNKKKRKRSKKKKLTDPNSANLNPDRWLPKHEKPGFKKLKKKKKKNETPKQKVVVEVEETKTTLKQNKLQNLKKRRKK; from the coding sequence atggaaGAAGAAAGAGGAGAGACATTTAATGATTTAACTGaagatgatataaaatCTTATATGGAACATAAAGAATATGATAATGTTATAAAGctaacaaaaaatatatatgagaATGATATGATTAATAATGATGTTTTTTTGAAGGCTAGATATTCTTGTTTAATAGAGaaaaatgaatatgaaaaaataatatatgaaattatGCATTGCCTGATAAAATTagataagaaaaaaaacCGAAAAAATGGAAATAGTAATTTTAAGAAGATATTTCAAGAGAATTATAAACAGATTCAGAATAAGAATgtattatttgaattattttattctatGTATAAATTACGAAAATTTAAGAAATTATATGGTtgtttaaaatattttatagaGAATGAAAAAAAGTATCAAGATTTTATAGATATGTTATATGCTCaagtaaatataatattacataagtataataatagtatacattattttgaagtgttattaaataataaatcaaGACAAACAACAGCTCATGTAAATTTAAATAGTAGTTATTTTTCCCAATTTATGAAATTTATGTATgcatataattttttaagGAGGTCTAAAAAAGAGAAAgcaaataaaaataataataatgataaattaGATAGTATAGATGATTATcaaaatgatgatgaaaattCAATTGAAAGTTTTTATATCGATGGAGAGCGTTTCGATACTAATGATAtagaagaattaaaaaatcaaataataaaatcaacaaaaaattttaattatgaGCAAAATCAAAATTTCGAAGAGATTTTTAATTATACcacattttttattatggaaaaaaattattctGAGGCTATGAAATTTATAGATGTTTTGGAAGACATGTGTTTAAATATAGAATCagataatgatataaattaCAATGAAGATGATAGTGTTAATGAGGACACACAGGatataaacaataataataatattaatagtaataataataataatattaataataataataataatattaataataataacaataatgataattttgATCTGAACATAAGTTTTTGTAGGAAGGAAATATTTGTACAGTTACAAAAAgcttatatatattctaaattaaaaaaaatgaacgAATCAATTAGAATATATGAACGAATATTAAATCAATATGAcaatgtaaaaaataacaaaattgTTACTTTAATtgcatataataattatatagCTTTAATGCATAATGATAATCAGCACAAATTAGatattaaacaaaataaaaatgcTCAAGAGGAATATGCTTTAACATTTCATATAAGTGCAGAAAAATTATctcaaataaaaaatttcCTCTTTACAAATAATGCAATGGATATACAAGTTCAAACAAACAACAGCAACAATAAcaataatagtaataataataataattgtagtagtaataataattgtagtagtaataataattattatatgaatataacTACACAGTCTAATAgcatatttaataatatgaatcAATTTATATTTAGTACTATTTGTTTTAATGAATGCATTTCATATTTAGAAAGTGAGCAAAAAGACGAatttaaaatgaaattgaaatatttttcaacACGTTTTAGTAACTCTGTCTTATTAGATAAACTTATTATTTTACaattgaaaaataaaaattatatgaaatgtaaatcttatatatataatagaaTTAATTTAATGAATTCATTTGAAAACcaaattaaatttattaatgcatatatttatctttgttatgaaaaaaaaaacttcaaagaaattgtaaaaatatatttaatgtatGAACATCTATTTCAAActaatataaaacattatagttctttttttactaacttgttttatatatatatatgttgtactgattataataaagaaCAAGAACAAAGTCATCCAAATGTTCTAGGTGGTGAAAAAACtaataaacaaaaagaacaaatatgtgataataataataataatatatctaattctacaaataatttatatttagtattagatttattttataaatataaagaaaacATACAAGAAAATACACAACttataaattatgataCCTTATATTTAGTATGTAAATATCTATTATATCATGATAAAGAACAACTTGTTCAAGAACTTTTTGACTATTTATGTGAAcatgaaaataataatttacaATTTATAGCATGctatacatatttatatacatatatgaaTGTATCTAATGCATATACATAcgaaaataaattaaagAAACTTGTATTAACAGAAACATATCTTATTGATGTTGAAGAATTAGAAAATACAGAACTTCCATTcgataaattaaatataaataataatgcatctaatattaatgatatCCATGtagaaaagaaaaaaaataaaaaaaaacgtAAGAGAagtaagaaaaaaaagttaaCAGACCCAAACAGCGCCAACCTTAATCCTGATCGATGGTTACCTAAACATGAAAAACCAggatttaaaaaattaaaaaaaaaaaaaaaaaaaaatgaaactCCTAAACAAAAGGTAGTAGTAGAAGTTGAAGAAACCAAAACAACACTcaaacaaaataaattacaaaatttgaaaaagagaagaaaaaagtaa
- a CDS encoding casein kinase 1 has translation MEIRVANKYALGKKLGSGSFGDIYVDIEKDMYIYVSIFLNESTRSKHPQLLYESKLYKILGGGIGVPKVYWYGIEGDFTIMVLDLLGPSLEDLFTLCNRKFSLKTVLMTADQMLNRIEYVHSKNFIHRDIKPDNFLIGRGKKVTLIHIIDFGLAKKYRDSRSHTHIPYKEGKNLTGTARYASINTHLGIEQSRRDDIEALGYVLMYFLRGSLPWQGLKAISKKDKYDKIMEKKISTSVEVLCRNASFEFVTYLNYCRSLRFEDRPDYTYLRRLLKDLFIREGFTYDFLFDWTCVYASEKDKKKMLENKNRFDQTADQEGRVKQN, from the exons atggaaattAGAGTGGCAAATAAATATGCTTTAGGGAAAAAATTAGGGAGTGGTTCCTTTGgtgatatatatgttg acatagaaaaagatatgtatatatatgtatctatttttttgaat GAATCAACAAGGTCAAAACATCCTCAACTATTGTATGAGtcaaaattatataaaatattagGAGGAGGAA tTGGTGTACCTAAAGTATATTGGTACGGTATAGAAGGGGATTTTACTATCATGGTTCTTGATTTATTAGGCCCATCACTTGAAGACTTATTTACCTTATGTAATAgaaaattttctttaaagACTGTCCTTATGACAGCAGATCAAATG TTAAATAGAATTGAATATGTCCattcaaaaaattttatacataGAGATATTAAACCAGATAATTTCTTAATAG GACGAGGAAAAAAAGTTACCttaattcatattattgATTTTGGATTAgcaaaaaaatatagagATTCAAGATCACATACTCATATTCCATATAAAGAAGGAAAAAATCTAACAGGAACAGCAAGATATGCAAGTATAAATACACACTTAGGAATTGAACAATCTCGTAGGGATGATATTGAAGCCCTTGGATATGTTCTCATGTATTTTCTAAGAGGAAGTTTACCATGGCAAGGTCTAAAAGCTATATCTAAGAAGgataaatatgataaaattatggaaaaaaaaatatcaacATCAGTAGAAGTTTTGTGTAGAAATGCAAGCt TCGAATTTGtaacatatttaaattattgTCGATCATTAAGATTTGAAGATAGGCCCGATTATACATATTTGAGGAGACTTTTAAAGGACTTGTTTATAAG aGAGGGATTTACTTATGACTTTTTATTTGACTGGACATGTGTTTATGCATCCGAAAAGGATAAGAAGAAGATGctagaaaataaaaaccGTTTTGATCAAACAGCTGATCAAGAAGGAAGAGTGAAGcaaaattaa